In Parafrankia discariae, a genomic segment contains:
- a CDS encoding electron transfer flavoprotein subunit beta/FixA family protein, which yields MNIVVTVKQVPDTWAEKKLDASDKTVDRKSVDNVMNEMDEYGVEEALKIKEAHGGEVTVVTMGPEKAVETIRKALSMGADKAVHLTDESLHGSDALATSAALAKVISTLSPDLIITSSEASDARGGVMGALLAERLGLPQLTQARKVTVDPGANKVSVERLADNGYALVEATLPAVVGVVEKINQPRYPSFKGIMAAKKKPLTKLSAADAGLDAGSVGLAGATSTVVESQPAPPRQSGTIVKDEGDGGTKVAAFLAAQKLI from the coding sequence GTGAACATCGTGGTTACCGTCAAGCAGGTTCCCGATACCTGGGCGGAGAAGAAGCTCGACGCCTCGGACAAGACGGTCGACCGTAAGAGCGTCGACAACGTCATGAACGAGATGGACGAGTACGGGGTCGAAGAGGCCCTGAAGATCAAGGAAGCCCACGGCGGCGAGGTGACGGTCGTCACGATGGGGCCGGAGAAGGCCGTCGAGACGATCCGCAAGGCTCTCTCGATGGGTGCCGACAAGGCGGTGCACCTGACCGACGAGTCGCTGCACGGCTCCGACGCCCTCGCCACCTCCGCCGCGCTGGCGAAGGTGATCTCCACGCTCTCGCCGGACCTGATCATCACCTCGTCGGAGGCCTCCGACGCCCGAGGTGGCGTCATGGGCGCCCTCCTGGCGGAGCGTCTCGGTCTGCCGCAGCTCACCCAGGCCCGCAAGGTCACGGTCGACCCGGGCGCGAACAAGGTCTCCGTCGAGCGCCTCGCCGACAACGGCTACGCGCTCGTCGAGGCGACCCTGCCGGCGGTCGTGGGTGTGGTCGAGAAGATCAACCAGCCGCGGTACCCCTCGTTCAAGGGCATCATGGCGGCCAAGAAGAAGCCGCTGACCAAGCTCTCGGCCGCCGACGCCGGTCTCGACGCGGGCTCGGTGGGCCTCGCCGGGGCGACGTCCACGGTTGTCGAGTCGCAGCCGGCCCCGCCGCGCCAGAGCGGCACCATCGTCAAGGACGAGGGTGACGGCGGCACGAAGGTCGCTGCGTTCCTCGCGGCCCAGAAGCTCATCTGA
- a CDS encoding electron transfer flavoprotein subunit alpha/FixB family protein: MAEVLVLVEHTDGEPKKVTAELLTLARTIGEPSAVFLGGPGSYAKVKEYLAQYGAAKVYLVESDDVADYIGAPAAEVLSKLVADVSPVAVLAAATPDSREVAARTAARTDSGLIWDATALTPDLTATQGIFGGSTIVNSKVTKGTPIVVVRPNSTAPEAAPTTPVETPVDIAISDAAKGAKIVDRVVEAKSGRPDLTEAQVVVSGGRGLGAAEHFALVEKLADTLGAAVGASRAATDAGWYPHQNQVGQTGKTVSPQLYIAVGISGAIQHRAGMQTSKTIVAVNKDPEAPIFEFADYGLVGDLFNVVPQLTEEIQKHKAG; encoded by the coding sequence ATGGCTGAAGTTCTTGTACTCGTCGAGCACACCGACGGCGAGCCGAAGAAGGTCACGGCCGAGCTGCTGACGCTGGCACGCACGATCGGCGAGCCCTCGGCGGTGTTCCTCGGCGGCCCGGGCAGCTACGCCAAGGTGAAGGAGTACCTGGCCCAGTACGGCGCGGCCAAGGTCTACCTGGTCGAGTCCGACGACGTCGCCGACTACATCGGGGCGCCGGCGGCCGAGGTCCTGTCGAAGCTGGTCGCGGACGTCTCGCCGGTGGCCGTCCTGGCCGCGGCCACGCCGGACTCCCGTGAGGTCGCGGCCCGCACGGCCGCCCGCACGGACTCCGGCCTGATCTGGGACGCCACCGCGCTCACCCCGGACCTGACGGCCACCCAGGGCATCTTCGGCGGTTCGACGATCGTCAACTCGAAGGTCACCAAGGGCACCCCGATCGTCGTCGTCCGGCCGAACTCGACCGCTCCCGAGGCCGCGCCGACGACCCCGGTGGAGACCCCGGTCGACATCGCGATCTCCGACGCGGCCAAGGGCGCGAAGATCGTGGACCGGGTCGTCGAGGCGAAGTCCGGCCGTCCGGACCTCACCGAGGCCCAGGTCGTCGTCTCCGGCGGCCGTGGCCTGGGTGCCGCCGAGCACTTCGCGCTGGTCGAGAAGCTGGCCGACACACTCGGCGCGGCCGTCGGCGCCTCGCGCGCCGCGACCGACGCCGGCTGGTACCCGCACCAGAACCAGGTCGGCCAGACCGGCAAGACGGTGTCGCCCCAGCTGTACATCGCGGTCGGGATCTCCGGCGCCATCCAGCACCGGGCCGGCATGCAGACCTCGAAGACGATCGTGGCGGTCAACAAGGACCCCGAGGCCCCGATCTTCGAGTTCGCGGACTACGGACTGGTCGGTGACCTGTTCAACGTCGTCCCGCAGCTCACCGAGGAGATCCAGAAGCACAAGGCCGGCTGA